The sequence CATGTAAAATATCAGGTATCAACGGAACCTATGTGCTGATTTCTACAATGCAGTATTACAGACTGGTAAAATGGTTTGACACGTGAATCCATTCCAGCCATTACAATAATAGGCATAATATAGGCACAATACCGGATTTGGTACTGGTAATGATTGGTCTGGTCAGAGGTAAAGCATTTTAGAATAGGATTATCGGGAGATCCTATGACAGCAAAAAAAACGTTAAACATGATAACCCAGCGGGCAATAGAAGAAGGTATTGCTATGGAGATAGGAAAAACCTCCAGACAATACTTCGACGCCTGCAGCATCATCGAGATGAATATTCAGGACATGAAAGAACTTGGTATCATGAAAAATACCAATGTCCGTGTGAAGAGTGAATCCGGTGAAGTTGTTGTAAAAGCTGTAGCGGGCCGCCAGACCTGTTACCCCGGTCTCTGTCATATCAGACAGGGGGTATGGGCAAATCAGGTGGTCCCTCCACGAACACAGTCAACCGGAGCACCCCAATATAGTGGATTTCCTGTCACTGTTGAGCCAGCACCTGACGAAAAATTAAAATCAGCACTTGAACTGGTCCAAGGATCGTTTGGACTTTGGAAGGGTGATCAATAATGCCGAAAGTAATCGAGAATGTCGGGTGTCCATATTGTGGCTGCTCGTGTGATGATGTCAGGGTGACGGTTTCTGATGATGGAAAGGATATCCTTGAAGTAGAAAATGTCTGTGCAATCGGGACTGAGATTTTCAAACATGGATGTTCAAAGGATAGAATCAAACTCCCCAGACTACGCCAGCCAGATGGCTCAATGAAAGAGATCTCCTACGATGAAGCCATAGAATGGACTGCACGGCATCTTATCAAGGCAAAAAAGCCCCTTATGTATGGTTTTGGCTCAACCAATTGTGAAGGACAGGCAGCAGCTGCACGAGTTATGGAAATTTCCGGTGGTATGCTTGATAACTGTGCAACTATCTGTCATGGTCCGTCCTTCCTTGCCATATTTGATAACGGGTACCCGACCTGTACCTTAGGAGAAGTGAAAAACCGTGCGGATGTAATCGTATACTGGGGTTCAAACCCGGCTCATGCACATCCCCGCCACATGTCACGATATTCTATCTTCCCTCGTGGGTTCTTCACTGGAAAAGGGCAGAAGAAGAGAACGGTCATTGTTATTGATCCCCGGTTCACAGACACTGCAAACGTGGCTGATTATCACCTGCAGGTTAAGCAGGGTCATGATTACGAACTCTTCAATGCATTCCGAATGGTCGTGAATGGCCATGGAGATGACCTTCCTGATGAGGTTGCCGGAATCAAGAAAGAGACTATCCTTGAAGTAGCAGAAATCATGAAGAATGCCCGGTTTGGAACAACATTCTTCGGTATGGGCCTGACACACTCTGATGGGAGAAATCACAATATCGATATTGCCATTTCGTTAACCCGTGACCTGAACAAGGTTTCAAAGTGGACGATCATGGCAATGCGGGGTCACTACAACATCGCCGGACCTGGTGTTGTCTGGTCATGGACCTTTGGATTCCCCTATTGTCTTGACCTTACCAAGCAGAACCATGCTCACATGAACCCTGGTGAGACCAGCTCGGTTGACATGGCAATGCGTGACGAAGTGGACATGTTCATAAATATCGGTACCGATGCAGGGGCACACTTCCCATATCCAGCAGTGAAACAGCTCAAGAAACACCCTTGGGTTACTATTGACCCGAGTATCAACATGGCATCCGAGATCTCTGACCTTCATATCCCGGTCTGTATCTGTGGTGTGGATGTAGGTGGTATCGTCTATCGTATGGATAACGTGCCGATCCAGTTCAGGAAAGTTATTGAACCTCCGGAAGGAGTTATGGATGACGAGACTCTTCTGAACAAGATTGCTGATCGGATGGAAGAACTCATTGCAAAGGGTGAGGCCTGATGGCAGAACTTCTTATCAAGAACGGGTATGTCTTTGACCCGATTTCTGGAATTAAGGGAGACAAGGCAGATATTGCTATCAAAGATGGCAAGATTGTTGACAAGGTCTCATCAAAGGCACAGACCATTGATGCATCTGGCAAGACGGTCATGGCAGGTGGAGTGGACATTCATACGCATGTTGCCGGTCCAAAGGTAAACCTTGGTCGGGAAATGCGTCCTGAAGATAAATTCTTCCGTGGTGAATACCGGGGAGGTATTGTCAAGCAGGGGAAGCGTATGGAGATGGGATTTTCTATTCCGTCCACCTGGAAGACGGGTTACGCCTATGCCCGTATGGGATACACCTTCACCAACGAAGCCGCAATGCCCCCGCTTCTTGCACCTCACGTGCATGAAGAGTTCCGTGATACACCCATTCTTGACCAGGCAGCAATGCCCGTGTTCGGGAATAACTGGTTCTGCTTTGAATATATCAAAAACAAAGAACTTGAGAACAATGCCTCATATATTGCATGGCTGCTCAATGCCACCAAGGGTATTGGTATCAAGGTCGTCAATCCGGGTGGAACCGAAGCCTGGGCATGGGGAGAGAACTGTACAACTATAAACGACCCTGTCCCGTACTTCGATATCACTCCGGCAGAGATTGTCAAAGGCCTTATTGAAGCAAACGAGTATCTCGGTCTACCCCACTCGGTCCATATCCATGGAAACAACCTTGGAAATCCGGGCAACTACAAGGATACTATTGATACATTACGACTTGCTGAAGGCATAAAAGCCAAAAACAAGTTTGGCAGAGAGCAGGTTCTTCATAACACCCATCTCCAGTTCCACAGTTACAAGGGCACTTCATGGGGTGACTTTGAATCTGGTGCCAAGGAAGTTATGGACTATGTCAACAGTAACAAAAACATTACTGTTGACATGGGGCAGGTTACTCTTGACGAAACAACCACGATGACCGCCGATGGTCCGTTTGAATATCACCTCAACCAGCTCAATCACATCAAGTGGGCAAATGTTGATGTTGAACTTGAGACCGGATCAGGCATCGTTCCCTATATCTATGACAAGAATATCA comes from Methanospirillum hungatei and encodes:
- a CDS encoding molybdopterin dinucleotide binding domain-containing protein, whose product is MTAKKTLNMITQRAIEEGIAMEIGKTSRQYFDACSIIEMNIQDMKELGIMKNTNVRVKSESGEVVVKAVAGRQTCYPGLCHIRQGVWANQVVPPRTQSTGAPQYSGFPVTVEPAPDEKLKSALELVQGSFGLWKGDQ
- a CDS encoding formylmethanofuran dehydrogenase subunit B, coding for MPKVIENVGCPYCGCSCDDVRVTVSDDGKDILEVENVCAIGTEIFKHGCSKDRIKLPRLRQPDGSMKEISYDEAIEWTARHLIKAKKPLMYGFGSTNCEGQAAAARVMEISGGMLDNCATICHGPSFLAIFDNGYPTCTLGEVKNRADVIVYWGSNPAHAHPRHMSRYSIFPRGFFTGKGQKKRTVIVIDPRFTDTANVADYHLQVKQGHDYELFNAFRMVVNGHGDDLPDEVAGIKKETILEVAEIMKNARFGTTFFGMGLTHSDGRNHNIDIAISLTRDLNKVSKWTIMAMRGHYNIAGPGVVWSWTFGFPYCLDLTKQNHAHMNPGETSSVDMAMRDEVDMFINIGTDAGAHFPYPAVKQLKKHPWVTIDPSINMASEISDLHIPVCICGVDVGGIVYRMDNVPIQFRKVIEPPEGVMDDETLLNKIADRMEELIAKGEA
- a CDS encoding formylmethanofuran dehydrogenase subunit A; translation: MAELLIKNGYVFDPISGIKGDKADIAIKDGKIVDKVSSKAQTIDASGKTVMAGGVDIHTHVAGPKVNLGREMRPEDKFFRGEYRGGIVKQGKRMEMGFSIPSTWKTGYAYARMGYTFTNEAAMPPLLAPHVHEEFRDTPILDQAAMPVFGNNWFCFEYIKNKELENNASYIAWLLNATKGIGIKVVNPGGTEAWAWGENCTTINDPVPYFDITPAEIVKGLIEANEYLGLPHSVHIHGNNLGNPGNYKDTIDTLRLAEGIKAKNKFGREQVLHNTHLQFHSYKGTSWGDFESGAKEVMDYVNSNKNITVDMGQVTLDETTTMTADGPFEYHLNQLNHIKWANVDVELETGSGIVPYIYDKNIKVCGIQWAIGLEIALFAKDLMRVHITTDHPNAGPFTRYPRVIKWLMSQKAREATLDTMKWKDKVIAASNIASMDKELGLYEIAQMTRAGPAKALGLSDMYGSLAKGADGNIAIYDLDANTLPSDPELIEAAFLNTAYTFKEGIMVVKDGQITAEPPKYTLWTKVNIAENAQVMHDIKEKFTKNYTVNLENYAVFDEHVHNPRAIELDVA